A portion of the Pseudarthrobacter defluvii genome contains these proteins:
- a CDS encoding AAA family ATPase codes for MTAGSTQGEMAEDFPLAGRAAAFEQLLEILRSVRKGNVGTVVLSGPSGSGKTALLELFLDHCRTAARGVRVLSAMGDDWEAQFALAGYSQLMRTLPLRTAKDYDGGPALAPGPVASLTPDQVVNYASTLSTHLEGLQTHGSVVVAVDDVHKLDEASLRILTFVMRRLHEKRVLFLLTLNPVDAPRVPAGVLDFLTGHQVVRIPLEPLSPQQVQDVARSLFGLDLSATAAHGLVTHTGGIARSVVELLRELPPETWQSWFPSLPPTSRVRARVRSVLAAASPALVAAAEAAAVLGPGAGLVEVARVGGLEAVMPALDEGHRAGLLGLSVDQSRSAVAFLEPGTAEAVYEQIVPSRRIALHRRASEVVQSEGEQLGHRVAATPAADETLAVELEEFARRQATVGAWQDASTALFSASRLSPDIRARNLRLLKAVDALVGSGNVAQAQAWAGAVDALPPSPLRSSVLGYLSTVSGQNDSAQSQLEMAWRTSNPQHEPAAAAQVAQRFVLHGVASWNGPMITGWAERAMALTEPGTPAHIESEAIYGLGLYAQGRIADAEASYQRASAQAAENAQKQRVQMGAGWLALRLDNAESALVNFESAAPTEYRGGSLRISLWAEAWLARTHLVLGNWDAAAATISRASVRLETSRMPLIRPLLYWTAAELWSMRGDWDRARYYVSQAAVQPGTYRAMQVPASLARARFHEARADYESALAALQPLPELDPWTDQRVSFWPWQDTYVNALVMTDKLDAAETFLTAFEGVHREREVPSDLARVAWARGRLLAAQGDPDTAREYFEAALGHLRGLNRPYLRARISFAFGQSMRRAGKRRLASSVLRAARDLYDTLGATTYVERCDRELKATGLDIGNLPDPADPADPVLSSVGSYHQQLTAQEQAVAELVATGATNKEAARALFLAEKTVQYHLTRLYRKMGIRSRSELAAAFRAKD; via the coding sequence ATGACGGCGGGCTCCACCCAGGGCGAGATGGCGGAGGACTTCCCGCTGGCGGGCCGGGCCGCGGCGTTCGAGCAGCTGCTGGAAATCCTCCGCAGCGTCCGCAAGGGCAACGTGGGAACCGTGGTCCTCTCCGGGCCCTCCGGCTCCGGCAAAACCGCGCTGCTGGAACTCTTCCTTGACCACTGCCGGACCGCCGCCCGCGGCGTCCGCGTGCTGTCCGCCATGGGGGACGACTGGGAGGCGCAGTTCGCCCTGGCCGGCTACTCCCAGCTCATGCGGACCCTGCCGCTCCGGACGGCAAAGGATTACGACGGCGGCCCGGCCCTGGCGCCGGGGCCCGTCGCCTCCCTGACCCCCGACCAGGTGGTCAACTACGCCTCCACCCTCAGCACCCATCTCGAAGGCCTGCAGACACACGGCAGCGTGGTGGTCGCCGTCGACGACGTCCACAAGCTCGACGAGGCGAGCCTGCGCATCCTCACCTTCGTCATGCGCAGGCTGCACGAGAAGCGGGTCCTGTTCCTGCTGACCCTCAACCCTGTAGACGCGCCCCGGGTCCCCGCCGGCGTGCTCGACTTCCTCACCGGCCACCAGGTGGTCCGCATTCCGCTCGAACCCCTCTCGCCGCAGCAGGTCCAGGACGTGGCCCGGAGCCTGTTCGGCCTGGACCTCAGCGCGACGGCGGCCCACGGCCTGGTGACGCACACCGGCGGAATAGCCCGGTCCGTCGTGGAGCTGCTCCGTGAGCTGCCCCCGGAGACCTGGCAGTCGTGGTTCCCTTCCCTGCCGCCTACTTCCCGGGTGCGCGCCAGGGTCCGCAGCGTCCTGGCCGCCGCGTCCCCCGCCCTGGTGGCCGCCGCGGAGGCCGCAGCGGTGCTCGGCCCCGGCGCGGGCCTGGTGGAGGTGGCCCGGGTGGGTGGCCTGGAAGCCGTCATGCCGGCCCTCGATGAGGGGCACCGCGCCGGGCTGCTGGGACTGTCCGTGGACCAGTCCCGCTCCGCCGTCGCCTTCCTCGAACCCGGAACCGCGGAAGCCGTCTACGAACAGATCGTCCCCAGCCGGCGCATCGCCCTGCACCGGAGGGCCTCAGAGGTTGTCCAGTCCGAGGGTGAACAGCTGGGCCACCGCGTCGCGGCCACCCCGGCCGCAGACGAAACCCTGGCCGTGGAACTGGAAGAGTTCGCGCGGCGGCAGGCCACGGTGGGCGCATGGCAGGACGCCTCCACCGCGTTATTCTCCGCCTCGAGGCTCTCCCCTGACATCCGCGCCCGCAACCTCCGGCTCCTGAAAGCCGTCGACGCCCTGGTGGGCTCCGGCAACGTGGCCCAGGCGCAGGCCTGGGCCGGCGCGGTGGACGCCCTGCCGCCGTCGCCCCTGCGCTCCTCGGTGCTGGGGTACCTGTCCACGGTGTCCGGCCAGAATGACAGCGCCCAAAGCCAGCTGGAGATGGCCTGGCGGACCAGCAATCCGCAGCACGAACCCGCCGCGGCGGCGCAGGTGGCCCAGCGTTTCGTCCTCCACGGGGTGGCCTCCTGGAATGGTCCGATGATCACCGGCTGGGCCGAACGCGCCATGGCCCTGACGGAGCCTGGAACTCCGGCGCACATCGAGTCGGAGGCCATCTACGGCCTGGGCCTGTACGCCCAGGGCCGGATAGCGGACGCCGAGGCCTCCTACCAGCGGGCCTCTGCCCAGGCCGCCGAGAATGCCCAGAAGCAGCGGGTGCAGATGGGCGCCGGCTGGCTGGCCCTGCGCCTGGACAACGCCGAATCCGCGCTGGTGAATTTCGAGTCTGCCGCCCCCACCGAGTACCGCGGGGGATCGCTGCGGATCTCCCTGTGGGCCGAGGCCTGGCTGGCCCGCACGCACCTGGTGCTGGGCAACTGGGACGCGGCCGCCGCCACCATCTCCCGGGCAAGCGTCCGGCTGGAGACCTCGCGGATGCCGCTGATCCGGCCGCTGCTGTACTGGACGGCCGCCGAGCTGTGGTCCATGCGGGGCGATTGGGACCGGGCACGCTACTACGTGTCACAGGCCGCGGTGCAGCCGGGAACATACCGGGCCATGCAGGTCCCGGCCAGCCTGGCGCGTGCCCGCTTCCACGAGGCGCGGGCGGACTACGAAAGCGCCCTGGCGGCCCTGCAGCCGCTGCCGGAGCTGGACCCTTGGACCGATCAACGGGTGTCCTTCTGGCCGTGGCAGGACACCTATGTCAATGCGCTGGTCATGACCGACAAACTCGACGCCGCAGAGACGTTCCTTACCGCATTCGAAGGAGTGCACCGCGAGCGCGAAGTCCCCTCCGACCTGGCCCGGGTGGCGTGGGCCAGGGGCCGGCTGCTGGCCGCCCAGGGGGACCCGGACACGGCGAGGGAGTACTTCGAGGCGGCGCTGGGTCACCTTCGTGGGCTCAACCGCCCCTATCTGCGGGCGCGGATCAGTTTCGCGTTCGGGCAAAGCATGCGCCGGGCCGGAAAGCGGCGCCTGGCCTCATCGGTGCTGCGGGCGGCGCGGGACCTGTACGACACCCTTGGCGCGACCACCTATGTGGAACGGTGCGACCGCGAGCTGAAGGCCACCGGCCTGGACATCGGGAACCTGCCGGACCCGGCGGACCCGGCGGACCCGGTGCTTTCGTCGGTGGGTAGCTACCATCAACAGCTCACGGCCCAGGAACAGGCCGTGGCCGAGTTGGTGGCGACGGGCGCAACCAACAAGGAGGCGGCCCGGGCCTTGTTCCTGGCCGAAAAGACGGTGCAGTACCACCTCACGCGGCTGTACCGGAAGATGGGAATCCGGTCACGCAGCGAACTCGCGGCCGCGTTCCGGGCCAAGGACTGA
- a CDS encoding 1,6-dihydroxycyclohexa-2,4-diene-1-carboxylate dehydrogenase, producing MAAPYAGQYVTPGRFGGKVAVVTGAAQGIGQKVAERIGAEGGAVVLVDRADLVHDVARGIGEAAKASGSGGSATSVTADLETFAGATQAIKAALAAHGRVDVLVNNVGGTIWARPYQEYDEDKIEKEIRRSLFPTLWTCRAVLPAMMEQGSGTIVNVSSVATRGMHRVPYAAAKGGVNALTQSLAMEVAGHGIRVVATAPGGTEAPPRKVKRGPDAESATEKDWYQTIVDQTVESSFMKRYGTLDEQAAPIVFLASDEASYLTGSILPVAGGDLG from the coding sequence ATGGCCGCGCCGTACGCAGGGCAATACGTGACCCCGGGCAGGTTCGGCGGCAAGGTCGCCGTCGTCACCGGTGCCGCCCAGGGGATTGGCCAGAAGGTGGCCGAACGTATCGGCGCCGAAGGCGGCGCCGTGGTCCTGGTGGACCGCGCGGACCTGGTCCACGATGTTGCCCGCGGCATCGGGGAGGCCGCCAAAGCGTCGGGTTCGGGCGGCTCGGCCACGTCCGTCACCGCGGACCTGGAAACCTTCGCCGGCGCCACCCAGGCCATCAAGGCCGCCCTCGCCGCTCACGGCCGCGTGGACGTCCTGGTCAACAACGTGGGCGGGACCATCTGGGCACGGCCCTACCAGGAGTACGACGAGGACAAGATCGAGAAGGAAATCCGCCGCTCCCTCTTTCCCACGCTCTGGACCTGCCGGGCGGTCCTGCCGGCGATGATGGAGCAGGGCTCCGGCACGATCGTGAACGTCTCCTCCGTAGCCACCCGGGGAATGCACCGGGTGCCCTACGCCGCGGCAAAAGGCGGCGTGAACGCCCTGACCCAGTCGCTGGCCATGGAAGTGGCCGGGCACGGCATCCGCGTGGTGGCCACCGCCCCGGGCGGCACGGAAGCCCCGCCGCGCAAGGTCAAGCGCGGGCCGGACGCCGAATCCGCCACCGAGAAGGACTGGTACCAAACCATCGTTGACCAGACGGTGGAGTCCTCGTTCATGAAGCGCTACGGCACCCTGGATGAGCAGGCAGCGCCCATCGTGTTCCTTGCCTCGGACGAGGCCTCCTACCTCACCGGCAGCATCCTCCCTGTGGCCGGCGGCGACCTGGGCTAG
- the benC gene encoding benzoate 1,2-dioxygenase electron transfer component BenC: protein MGHKVALSFEDGVTKVIKVGDYETVMDAAYKARINIPSDCRDGACGTCKAFCDSGSFDPGDFIDDAMTEEELEKGYLLTCQAVPESDLAIQIPATSESAKTAAASFTSTIKELNRHTDTTVSFTLEVDNRDALAFLPGQYVNLKVPGTDAERSYSFSSGPEVQDASFMVRVTPQGAMSEYLRDRAAVGDTINFTGPYGSFFLREPKRPLLLLAGGTGLAPLLSILEKLAENPPSTPVHLIYGLTREADIVGLDWLRAYEAKLPGFTWDYIASEPGTSAPHTGYVTQIIEPKHLNDGDVDIYLCGPPPMVNAVSKWLDTEGIKPANFYFERFAPKETTGGDAETGAPAPVEKIQADGDTMTRGEAVSSLETGRLDFRKEDSFAQLDARMGLELAVSELLLGRLSQEQLRQFRRLAEATTGSVQGGNITDPDAFARTNEEFHEYLFTICDNPMLLESYRRLDVHAQMAAAFDAGTPIFERVTQDHLDVVDAFERGDKARLREVIMAHAQDAKGTMVGAIDAKAAH from the coding sequence ATGGGCCACAAAGTAGCCCTCAGCTTCGAGGACGGCGTCACCAAAGTCATCAAGGTCGGCGACTATGAGACCGTCATGGATGCCGCCTATAAGGCACGCATCAACATTCCATCGGACTGCCGGGACGGCGCCTGCGGCACCTGCAAGGCCTTCTGCGATTCCGGTTCCTTCGACCCGGGCGACTTCATCGACGACGCCATGACGGAGGAGGAACTCGAAAAGGGCTACCTGCTCACCTGCCAGGCCGTGCCGGAGTCGGACCTCGCCATCCAGATCCCGGCCACGTCCGAATCGGCGAAGACGGCAGCCGCGTCCTTCACCTCCACCATCAAGGAGCTCAACCGGCACACGGACACCACCGTCTCCTTCACCCTTGAGGTGGACAACCGCGACGCGCTGGCCTTCCTCCCCGGACAGTACGTCAACCTCAAAGTCCCCGGCACCGACGCCGAGCGTTCCTACTCCTTCAGCAGCGGCCCCGAGGTCCAGGACGCATCCTTCATGGTCCGGGTGACCCCCCAGGGCGCCATGTCCGAGTACCTCCGCGACCGCGCCGCCGTGGGTGACACCATCAACTTCACCGGCCCGTACGGATCGTTCTTCCTGCGCGAGCCCAAGCGGCCCCTGCTGCTCCTGGCCGGCGGCACCGGGCTGGCCCCGCTCCTGTCCATCCTCGAAAAGCTCGCCGAAAACCCGCCCTCCACCCCGGTCCACCTGATCTACGGGCTCACCCGCGAGGCCGACATCGTGGGCCTGGACTGGCTGCGCGCCTACGAGGCGAAACTGCCCGGCTTCACCTGGGACTACATCGCCTCCGAGCCCGGCACCTCCGCCCCGCACACCGGCTACGTCACCCAGATCATCGAGCCGAAGCACCTCAACGACGGCGACGTGGACATCTACCTCTGCGGCCCGCCGCCCATGGTCAATGCCGTCTCCAAGTGGCTGGACACCGAAGGCATCAAGCCCGCCAACTTCTACTTCGAACGGTTCGCGCCGAAGGAAACCACCGGCGGCGACGCCGAGACGGGCGCACCGGCTCCGGTTGAGAAAATCCAGGCCGATGGCGACACCATGACCCGCGGCGAGGCCGTGTCCTCGCTGGAGACCGGCCGGCTGGATTTCCGCAAGGAGGACAGCTTCGCCCAGTTGGATGCCCGCATGGGCCTGGAGCTTGCAGTCAGCGAACTGCTGCTGGGACGGCTCAGCCAGGAGCAGCTGCGCCAGTTCCGCCGCCTGGCCGAAGCCACCACCGGTTCGGTGCAGGGCGGAAACATCACCGATCCCGACGCGTTTGCACGCACCAACGAGGAATTCCACGAGTACCTCTTCACGATCTGCGACAACCCGATGCTCCTGGAGTCCTACCGCCGCCTGGACGTCCACGCCCAGATGGCCGCGGCGTTCGACGCCGGAACGCCGATCTTCGAACGCGTCACGCAGGACCACCTTGACGTCGTCGACGCCTTTGAACGCGGGGACAAAGCCAGGCTGCGCGAAGTCATCATGGCCCACGCCCAGGATGCCAAGGGCACCATGGTCGGTGCCATCGACGCCAAGGCCGCCCACTGA
- the benB gene encoding benzoate 1,2-dioxygenase small subunit, with amino-acid sequence MTNLTHTAPALKTAEEIATLETVRAFLYREARLLDDRQFDEWLECYHPDSEFWMPAWDVDDQLTQDPQNEISLIYYDNRGGIEDRVFRIKTDRSSATSLPEPRTGHNITDVEVLANDGGTVDVRFNWFTLYFRYNTTDTYFGTSYYTLDLSGPQPVILKKKVVLKNDYIHHVVDVYMI; translated from the coding sequence ATGACCAACCTGACCCACACCGCCCCGGCCCTGAAGACCGCGGAGGAGATCGCAACCCTCGAAACCGTCCGCGCGTTCCTCTACCGGGAAGCCCGCCTGCTTGATGACCGCCAGTTCGATGAATGGCTGGAGTGCTACCACCCGGACTCCGAATTCTGGATGCCGGCCTGGGACGTGGACGACCAACTGACCCAGGACCCCCAGAACGAGATCTCCCTGATCTACTACGACAACCGGGGCGGCATCGAGGACCGGGTGTTCCGGATCAAGACCGACAGGTCCTCGGCCACTTCCCTCCCGGAGCCCCGCACGGGCCACAACATCACGGACGTCGAGGTGCTGGCGAACGACGGCGGCACGGTGGACGTGCGCTTCAACTGGTTCACCCTCTACTTCCGCTACAACACGACGGACACCTACTTCGGCACCAGCTACTACACCCTGGACCTTTCAGGTCCGCAGCCGGTGATCCTGAAGAAGAAGGTGGTCCTGAAGAACGACTACATCCACCACGTGGTGGACGTCTACATGATCTGA
- the benA gene encoding benzoate 1,2-dioxygenase large subunit, which translates to MTENLIHAREVLADAVIDDRENGVIRAKREIFTDQEIFELEMKHIFEGNWVYLAHESQIPNVGDYFTTYIGRTPVMITRDKDENLNCLVNACSHRGAMLCRRKTDNRTTFTCPFHGWTFKNSGELLKVKDSRNAGYPETFNKEGSHDLTKVARFESYRGFLFGSLKADVLPLEEHLGDATKVIDSIVDQSPEGLEVLRGSSTYTYDGNWKVQAENGADGYHVTAVHWNYAATTARRSAGDSANKTKAMDAGKWGKVKGGFYSYDHGHLLLWQEWTNPQDRPLWDRRDELVAKYGEEMANFMINISRNLCLYPNVYIMDQFSSQIRHFRPISADQTEVTIYCIAPKGESQENRSKRIRQYEDFFNATGMATPDDLEEFRSCNKTYWATSAPWNDMTRGSAHEISGPDEQAQALGMTRVIASGMRTEDEGLYPIQHGYWKEVMDRALAEEEERSALESVPVSA; encoded by the coding sequence ATGACCGAGAACCTGATCCATGCCCGCGAGGTCCTTGCCGACGCCGTGATCGACGACCGTGAGAACGGCGTCATCCGGGCCAAGCGCGAGATCTTCACCGACCAGGAGATCTTCGAACTCGAGATGAAGCACATCTTCGAAGGCAACTGGGTGTATCTCGCCCACGAGTCGCAGATCCCCAACGTGGGCGACTACTTCACCACGTACATCGGCCGTACCCCGGTGATGATCACCCGGGACAAGGATGAAAACCTGAACTGCCTGGTCAATGCCTGTTCGCACCGCGGCGCCATGCTGTGCCGCCGCAAGACGGACAACCGCACTACCTTCACCTGCCCGTTCCACGGCTGGACCTTCAAGAACTCCGGTGAGTTGCTGAAGGTCAAGGACTCCCGGAACGCTGGCTACCCCGAGACCTTCAACAAGGAAGGCTCACACGACCTCACCAAGGTGGCCCGCTTCGAGTCCTACCGCGGCTTCCTGTTCGGCTCGCTGAAGGCCGACGTGCTCCCGCTCGAGGAGCACCTGGGCGATGCCACCAAGGTCATCGACTCGATCGTGGACCAGTCGCCCGAGGGCCTGGAAGTGCTGCGTGGATCCTCCACCTACACCTACGACGGCAACTGGAAGGTCCAGGCCGAGAACGGCGCCGACGGCTACCACGTCACCGCCGTGCACTGGAACTACGCGGCCACCACGGCCCGCCGCAGCGCCGGGGATTCGGCCAACAAGACCAAGGCCATGGACGCCGGCAAGTGGGGCAAGGTCAAGGGCGGGTTCTACTCCTACGACCACGGGCACCTGCTGCTGTGGCAGGAGTGGACCAACCCCCAGGACCGTCCGCTCTGGGACCGCCGCGACGAGCTTGTGGCCAAGTACGGGGAGGAGATGGCGAACTTCATGATCAACATCTCCCGCAACCTGTGCCTGTACCCGAACGTCTACATCATGGACCAGTTCTCCTCGCAGATCCGGCACTTCCGGCCCATCTCCGCGGACCAGACCGAGGTGACCATCTACTGCATCGCCCCCAAGGGCGAGTCCCAGGAGAACCGTTCCAAGCGCATCCGCCAGTACGAGGACTTCTTCAACGCCACGGGCATGGCCACGCCGGACGACCTGGAGGAATTCCGCTCCTGCAACAAGACCTACTGGGCCACCAGCGCCCCGTGGAACGACATGACCCGCGGCTCCGCCCACGAGATCAGCGGCCCGGATGAGCAGGCACAGGCCCTGGGCATGACCCGGGTGATCGCCTCCGGCATGCGCACCGAAGACGAAGGGCTCTACCCCATCCAGCACGGGTACTGGAAGGAAGTCATGGACCGGGCCCTGGCGGAGGAAGAGGAGCGTTCCGCCCTGGAATCCGTTCCCGTCTCCGCCTGA
- the catA gene encoding catechol 1,2-dioxygenase — translation MTQTPTDSRTENEGTAVEAGTKATERFAASGKLSKVDVSKERVSLLAGALIKAANDIVEEHQVTYEEYNALKAWLIKVGTDGEWPLFLDVWLEHTVEDVNSQDRPGTVGTIEGPYYVPNSPELQTPATVEMRDGEEGTPLRFSGQFTDTDGDPIQGAQVEIWHADAAGFYSQYAPGLPEWLFRATVKASDDGRFEINTMRPAPYQIPTDGACGQLISAAGWHAWRPAHIHIKVSAPGYEPVTQQLYFPGDPHNADDIASAVKPELMLDPRPRTDGKGEEVVYDYVLAKQGQKK, via the coding sequence ATGACCCAAACCCCAACGGACAGCCGCACGGAAAACGAAGGCACCGCCGTCGAAGCAGGCACCAAGGCAACCGAGCGGTTCGCAGCGTCGGGCAAGCTCTCCAAGGTGGATGTATCCAAGGAACGGGTGAGCCTGCTGGCCGGCGCGCTGATCAAGGCCGCCAACGACATCGTCGAGGAACACCAGGTCACCTACGAGGAATACAACGCGCTCAAAGCGTGGCTGATCAAGGTCGGGACGGACGGTGAATGGCCGCTGTTCCTCGACGTCTGGCTTGAGCACACCGTTGAGGACGTCAACTCCCAGGACCGTCCCGGCACCGTGGGCACCATTGAGGGCCCGTACTACGTTCCCAATTCCCCGGAACTCCAGACGCCCGCCACGGTTGAAATGCGCGACGGCGAGGAGGGCACCCCGCTGCGCTTCAGCGGCCAGTTCACCGACACCGACGGCGACCCCATCCAGGGCGCCCAGGTGGAGATCTGGCACGCGGACGCCGCCGGTTTCTACTCCCAGTACGCCCCGGGCCTGCCCGAGTGGCTCTTCCGCGCCACCGTCAAGGCTTCCGACGATGGCCGGTTCGAGATCAACACGATGCGTCCGGCGCCCTACCAGATCCCCACGGACGGGGCCTGCGGGCAGCTGATCAGTGCGGCGGGCTGGCACGCCTGGCGTCCGGCGCACATCCACATCAAGGTGTCCGCACCGGGCTACGAGCCGGTCACCCAGCAGCTCTACTTCCCCGGCGATCCGCACAACGCCGACGACATCGCCTCGGCAGTGAAGCCTGAACTGATGCTGGACCCCCGCCCCCGTACCGACGGAAAGGGCGAGGAAGTAGTTTATGACTACGTCCTGGCAAAGCAGGGCCAGAAGAAGTAG
- a CDS encoding benzoate/H(+) symporter BenE family transporter, translating into MSHPRHHPTASSVEPGRPAPEPLLERPGVRPAGPRRILRDLGLSYVSNGAIGLIFAASGPIAVTLAVGTAGGLTQGQLSSWVFGILFSGGAATLLMSLIYRQPLGFAWSIPGTVLLGPSLQHLAFPEVVGAFFTSGVLILALGATGVVRKAMALVPMPLVMAMVAAVFLKFGTDIVASAQDNPAVAAPMVAAFLVLTAVPRLGRYLPPVLGTLVAGGIAVAASGQFNLPPGGPLLATTVFTAPDFTWAAQLELVVPLTLTVLFVQNGQGIAVLRAAGHQPPVNAFAIASGAFSVLNAGFGAVSACVTGPTNALLTSSGKRERQYTAAVAYGLLALVFAAFAPTLTRLMLAAPKEFVLALGGIAMLRALQQAFVTAFAASFTLGSLVTFVVTISGMNLFNIHAAFWGLVIGYGVSRLLERADHAQS; encoded by the coding sequence ATGAGCCACCCCCGCCACCATCCGACCGCCAGCTCCGTCGAGCCAGGCCGGCCGGCGCCGGAACCCCTGCTGGAACGTCCGGGGGTCCGGCCCGCGGGTCCCCGCCGGATCCTCCGCGACCTGGGCCTGTCGTATGTCTCCAACGGCGCCATTGGGCTCATTTTCGCGGCGTCCGGGCCCATCGCCGTCACGCTGGCCGTCGGGACCGCGGGCGGCCTGACCCAGGGCCAGCTGTCGTCCTGGGTTTTTGGCATCCTCTTTTCCGGCGGGGCCGCCACCCTGCTGATGTCACTGATTTACCGGCAGCCGCTGGGCTTCGCCTGGTCCATCCCAGGGACGGTACTCCTGGGGCCGTCCCTGCAGCACCTGGCCTTCCCCGAAGTCGTCGGGGCCTTCTTCACCTCCGGCGTGCTGATCCTCGCCCTGGGCGCAACCGGCGTGGTGCGCAAAGCCATGGCACTGGTGCCCATGCCGCTCGTAATGGCCATGGTGGCTGCGGTGTTCCTGAAGTTCGGCACGGACATCGTTGCCTCCGCCCAGGACAACCCGGCCGTGGCTGCCCCGATGGTGGCTGCGTTCCTGGTCCTCACCGCGGTTCCCAGGCTGGGCCGGTACCTGCCGCCGGTCCTGGGCACCCTGGTGGCGGGCGGCATCGCCGTGGCGGCCAGCGGCCAGTTCAACCTGCCACCCGGCGGACCGCTCCTGGCCACCACGGTCTTCACCGCCCCTGATTTCACGTGGGCCGCCCAGCTCGAACTGGTGGTTCCCCTGACCCTGACCGTCCTGTTCGTCCAAAACGGCCAGGGCATCGCCGTCCTCCGCGCTGCCGGCCATCAGCCGCCGGTCAATGCCTTCGCTATTGCCTCCGGCGCCTTTTCGGTGCTGAATGCCGGTTTCGGCGCAGTTTCGGCGTGCGTTACCGGCCCCACCAACGCTCTGTTGACCTCGTCCGGGAAGAGGGAGCGCCAATATACGGCCGCCGTGGCGTACGGCCTGCTGGCCCTGGTGTTCGCGGCGTTCGCCCCCACCCTGACCCGGCTGATGCTCGCCGCGCCCAAGGAATTCGTGCTGGCACTGGGCGGCATCGCGATGCTGCGGGCCCTGCAGCAGGCCTTCGTGACCGCCTTCGCCGCCAGCTTCACCCTGGGTTCACTGGTCACCTTCGTGGTGACCATCTCGGGCATGAACCTCTTCAACATCCACGCAGCCTTCTGGGGCCTGGTGATTGGCTACGGGGTGTCCCGCCTGCTGGAGCGTGCGGACCACGCCCAATCCTGA
- a CDS encoding TetR/AcrR family transcriptional regulator — protein MGTSAVNSGEQTDRQSRILDAAMDLLSRHGISGVSMRAVAREAGVALGLVNYYYDDKTTLIRAALSRVDEHDLLLVAPDPSVSPDEQLRKALHRVAAADLLTTRYLSLRLHLWALAQADEDYAQINAAAFDRYIDGLAALVSSAKPELSWNECRERASDIVVIQNGMWLTALLGVDKASIQRSITRTEEIAFAPVQGALPDEAGRDTGLNQQ, from the coding sequence ATGGGGACCAGTGCCGTGAACTCCGGCGAACAGACTGACAGGCAATCGCGCATCCTTGACGCAGCGATGGACCTGCTGTCCCGTCACGGGATTTCGGGCGTCAGCATGCGCGCGGTGGCGCGGGAGGCCGGCGTGGCGCTGGGTCTGGTCAACTACTACTACGACGACAAAACCACCCTGATCCGCGCTGCGTTGAGCCGCGTGGACGAGCATGACCTGTTACTCGTCGCGCCGGACCCGTCGGTGTCCCCCGATGAGCAACTTCGGAAGGCGCTCCATCGAGTGGCAGCCGCCGACCTCCTCACCACCCGCTATCTGTCCCTGCGCCTGCACCTTTGGGCCCTGGCCCAAGCAGACGAGGATTACGCGCAGATCAACGCCGCCGCCTTCGACCGGTACATCGACGGGCTCGCGGCGCTGGTATCCAGCGCCAAGCCGGAGCTGTCATGGAACGAATGCAGGGAGAGGGCTTCGGACATCGTCGTTATCCAGAACGGCATGTGGCTGACGGCGCTCCTCGGGGTGGACAAAGCCTCCATTCAACGAAGTATCACGCGGACCGAAGAGATAGCCTTCGCGCCCGTCCAAGGCGCCCTTCCGGACGAAGCGGGCCGGGACACGGGGCTGAACCAGCAGTAA